A section of the Macadamia integrifolia cultivar HAES 741 chromosome 9, SCU_Mint_v3, whole genome shotgun sequence genome encodes:
- the LOC122089154 gene encoding protein FAR1-RELATED SEQUENCE 7-like, whose product MVTLASSINMEDYAMVRSTWFYMETEDVYGTEELSDIEKAIEVHATELEPQLEDECVETQQSATSEHLHSDDEGIEDAIDFEEENDQQLISGGASKDASEAGTTFGSTDETEILPHVGMKFVDLKAAYSFYSHYARMKGFGVRIDRTNLSRKREPDGSRQVLSKRFVCYKEGFRNDNRKRQRGKEVRHRAEVRVGCPAFIVVKVASDGWVVDKFEANHNHPLVFPGQTIKLLYFGEENDQQTNSDNALKDAIEAGKTCGRTDEKEILPYVGMKFVDLKAAYSFYSYYARMKGFGVRIDRTNLSRKREPDGSRQVLSKRFVCYKEGFRNDNHKRQRGKEVRHRAEVRVGCPAFIVVKVASDGWVVDKFEPNHNHPMIFPGQTFRLRSPEHLMDKSYMKRNERKMIAVDCQAVLTYFDSMQVRDPGFIYSIKVSDDGMVSGIFWADSKARSAYEVFDDVAVFDITYKTNRYRWPFGLFTGVNNNAQSVLFGCGLVANETKESFEWLFKAWMNAMGDKAPKAIITDECIGIIPSVGSVFPKTLHRFCSWHIAKHAQEHLGALWCQNLDFKKEWKECIYRSWTKEDFLAQWEAMMLKYNLKDHSWLSEKFAQKEYWVPSYLRGSFFAGLSSTRQSEEMNSYFRGYFNDNMTLCRFVKQYERAVTRRREKEADAEFRIIPQLPRLSSQSPLEEHAGKVYTRKVFEIFKKHFNASLSLSAHEELAEGPVRKFKVGPFKVPNEQRCMVEYNSLEEEVRCSCYMFEFMGLVCKHVLKVLQMVDRDNIPSKYILFRWTNEARPGLPVDNILDNAPTTITISSVWGLSHAIRNMMAMACSSPECCEVAMGTLQGLTEKLSTMVQNATGVGVADSTTGTQKSTIETMPVAHKHLNIPPPSVNCDQSSQVDQKNPMEQSIEKGKNRCSICRSTGHNKTKCEAVNKETGEPELKRALVGEGAL is encoded by the exons ATGGTCACTTTAGCTTCATCCATAAATATGGAGGATTATGCCATGGTTAGGAGTACCTGGTTCTACATGGAAACAG AGGATGTATATGGAACTGAAGAGCTATCAGATATTGAGAAAGCAATTGAAGTTCATGCCACGGAGTTGGAGCCTCAATTAGAAGATGAGTGTGTTGAGACACAACAATCTGCCACCTCTGAGCATTTGCATAGTGATGATGAGGGTATAGAGGATGCGATTGAttttgaagaagagaatgaccAGCAGCTTATCAGTGGCGGTGCTTCTAAGGATGCTAGTGAAGCAGGAACAACCTTTGGAAGCACTGATGAAACAGAGATATTGCCGCATGTTGGGATGAAATTTGTTGACTTGAAAGCAGCCTATTCTTTCTACAGTCATTATGCCCGGATGAAAGGCTTTGGTGTTCGAATAGATCGGACGAACCTATCAAGGAAAAGGGAGCCAGATGGTTCAAGGCAGGTTCTATCAAAGAGGTTTGTATGTTATAAAGAAGGTTTCCGAAATGACAACCGCAAGCGACAGAGGGGAAAAGAGGTGCGTCACCGGGCAGAGGTTAGAGTTGGTTGTCCTGCATTTATTGTGGTTAAAGTAGCCTCTGATGGTTGGGTAGTTGATAAATTTGAAGCAAACCACAATCACCCATTGGTTTTTCCAGGCCAAACGATCAAGCTCCTATATTTTGGAGAAGAGAATGACCAACAAACTAACAGTGACAATGCTTTAAAGGATGCAATTGAAGCAGGAAAAACCTGTGGGAGGACTGATGAAAAAGAAATATTGCCATATGTTGGGATGAAATTTGTTGACTTAAAAGCAGCCTATTCTTTCTATAGTTATTATGCCCGGATGAAAGGTTTTGGAGTTCGCATAGATCGGACAAACCTATCAAGGAAAAGGGAGCCAGATGGTTCAAGGCAGGTTCTATCAAAGAGGTTTGTATGTTATAAAGAAGGTTTCCGAAATGACAACCACAAGCGACAGAGAGGAAAAGAGGTGCGTCATCGGGCAGAGGTTAGAGTTGGTTGTCCTGCATTTATAGTGGTTAAAGTGGCTTCTGATGGTTGGGTAGTTGATAAATTTGAACCAAATCACAatcacccaatgatttttccaGGCCAAACATTTAGGCTCCGATCACCTGAACATTTGATGGATAAAAGTTatatgaaaagaaatgaaaggaaGATGATTGCAGTGGATTGCCAAGCTGTTTTAACATATTTTGACTCCATGCAAGTCAGAGATCCCGGATTTATTTATTCCATCAAAGTATCTGATGATGGAATGGTCAGTGGAATATTTTGGGCTGATAGCAAAGCAAGGTCTGCTTATGAAGTGTTTGATGATGTTGCGGTCTTTGACATAACGTACAAAACTAATCGGTATAGATGGCCATTTGGGCTGTTCACTGGGGTGAACAACAATGCTCAATCTGTTCTGTTTGGATGTGGTTTGGTTGCAAATGAAACAAAGGAGTCTTTTGAATGGTTGTTTAAGGCATGGATGAATGCAATGGGAGACAAGGCACCAAAGGCCATTATTACTGATGAATGTATTGGTATTATACCTTCAGTGGGCAGTGTTTTCCCCAAAACACTACATCGCTTTTGCTCATGGCATATTGCGAAGCATGCCCAAGAACACCTCGGTGCTCTATGGTGCCAAAATCTTGATTTTAAGAAGGAATGGAAGGAATGCATTTATCGTTCATGGACAAAGGAAGATTTTCTAGCTCAATGGGAAGCGATGATGTTGAAATATAATTTGAAAGACCACTCATGGTTGAGTGAAAAGTTTGCGCAAAAGGAGTATTGGGTGCCTTCTTATTTGCGAGGCTCATTCTTTGCTGGGTTAAGTTCAACTCGGCAAAGTGAGGAGATGAACAGTTACTTTCGGGGGTATTTCAACGACAATATGACATTGTGTAGATTTGTCAAACAGTATGAAAGGGCTGTCACTCGGCGTAGAGAGAAGGAAGCTGATGCAGAGTTCAGAATAATTCCTCAATTACCTCGATTGTCATCTCAAAGTCCGCTCGAAGAGCATGCGGGAAAGGTGTACACAAGGaaggtgtttgagatttttaaGAAACATTTTAATGCGAGCCTTAGCTTATCTGCCCATGAGGAGTTAGCCGAAGGGCCAGTTCGGAAGTTTAAGGTGGGGCCTTTTAAGGTTCCAAATGAGCAGAGATGCATGGTGGAATACAACTCCTTAGAGGAAGAGGTGCGTTGTAGTTGTTATATGTTTGAGTTCATGGGGTTAGTGTGTAAGCATGTGTTAAAGGTTCTGCAGATGGTTGATCGTGACAATATCCCCTCTAAATACATACTATTTAGGTGGACTAATGAAGCAAGGCCTGGGTTGCCGGTTGATAATATTCTAGATAATGCCCCTACTACTATAACAATAAGTTCAGTATGGGGCCTATCACATGCCATCAGGAATATGATGGCTATGGCGTGCTCGTCCCCGGAATGTTGTGAAGTTGCTATGGGGACATTACAAGGGTTGACTGAGAAGCTTTCCACCATGGTTCAAAATGCTACAGGAGTTGGGGTCGCTGATTCCACTACAGGCACTCAAAAGTCCACCATTGAAACAATGCCTGTTGCGCATAAGCATTTGAATATCCCTCCTCCATCTGTGAATTGTGACCAGTCGAGTCAAGTCGATCAGAAAAATCCAATGGAGCAATCcatagagaaggggaagaacaGGTGCAGTATATGTCGCAGCACTGGGCATAACAAGACAAAGTGCGAAGCAGTAAACAAAGAG ACAGGTGAACCTGAGTTGAAGAGGGCTTTGGTCGGGGAAGGAGCCCTCTGA